The following are encoded in a window of Flavobacterium sp. WC2421 genomic DNA:
- a CDS encoding 1-aminocyclopropane-1-carboxylate deaminase/D-cysteine desulfhydrase, with amino-acid sequence MNQHLTISFPNSITVSIKREDLIHPFVSGNKFRKLKYNLLQAKKEHKDTLLTFGGAYSNHIAAVAYAGQENGFRTIGIIRGDELESKIAENPTLQFAKNCGMEFKFVSREEYRNKQETLFLETLKSIYGNFYLIPEGGTNELAIKGCQEILTPVDSQFDYICCSVGTGGTISGIINSALPHQKVLGFPALKGDFLKDEIRIFAQNKNWELIADYHFGGYGKINEELIAFINQFYQENKIPLDPIYTGKMVFGVMDRIATNHFPSHSKILLIHTGGIQGIQGMNLKLKKKKLPTLDIHV; translated from the coding sequence TTGAATCAACACCTGACCATATCGTTTCCAAATTCGATTACCGTTTCTATAAAACGGGAAGATCTTATTCATCCTTTTGTATCAGGAAATAAATTCAGGAAGTTAAAATACAATTTGCTTCAAGCAAAAAAAGAGCATAAAGATACATTGCTCACGTTTGGAGGAGCTTATTCGAATCATATTGCTGCAGTTGCTTATGCAGGTCAAGAAAATGGATTTCGGACAATAGGAATTATTCGTGGCGATGAATTAGAAAGTAAAATTGCAGAAAATCCAACATTGCAATTTGCTAAAAACTGTGGTATGGAATTTAAATTTGTTTCTAGAGAAGAATACCGAAACAAGCAAGAAACATTGTTTTTAGAAACTTTAAAAAGTATTTACGGAAACTTTTACCTTATTCCTGAAGGAGGTACTAATGAATTGGCAATAAAAGGATGTCAGGAAATTTTAACTCCTGTGGATAGTCAATTTGATTACATTTGTTGTTCAGTGGGAACTGGTGGTACTATTTCAGGTATTATAAATAGCGCACTTCCTCATCAAAAAGTTTTAGGATTTCCCGCTTTAAAAGGAGACTTTTTAAAAGATGAAATTCGTATTTTTGCGCAGAATAAAAATTGGGAACTAATTGCGGACTATCATTTTGGTGGTTACGGTAAAATTAATGAAGAACTGATTGCTTTTATAAACCAGTTTTATCAAGAAAATAAAATTCCATTAGATCCTATTTATACTGGAAAGATGGTTTTTGGCGTTATGGATAGGATTGCTACAAATCATTTTCCTTCGCACTCCAAAATTTTATTGATTCACACTGGTGGAATTCAAGGAATACAGGGAATGAATTTGAAATTAAAAAAGAAAAAATTACCAACACTAGATATCCATGTTTAA
- a CDS encoding glucosaminidase domain-containing protein produces MFKKIVLLFIIITLISCNATKSPIVTTKAVSQSNKKPVVRTSKKKIIAKPIAEKKVLQEKRENEKRAQEDEIIESTSRTVVSNDVIGNYISQYKDIAMNNMKVYGIPASIILAQGILESGAGRGDLAVTANNHFGIKCHVDWTGESVRHDDDSSQECFRKYKEPAESFKDHALFLTGRSRYSSLFALSKSDYQAWAKGLRRAGYATDPRYPEKLISYIERYNLGQYDSQVLGINYTRTENQPIKIASVNTQSGDYYEVQKGDTLYSISRKYNLLVTDLKLKNNLSENTISIGQKLRVN; encoded by the coding sequence ATGTTTAAAAAAATCGTACTCCTTTTTATAATTATAACGTTAATAAGTTGTAACGCTACAAAATCTCCAATTGTAACCACCAAAGCAGTTTCTCAAAGTAATAAAAAGCCAGTTGTTCGTACTTCTAAAAAGAAAATTATTGCAAAACCCATAGCTGAAAAGAAAGTACTTCAAGAAAAGAGAGAAAACGAAAAGAGAGCACAAGAAGATGAAATAATCGAATCCACTTCAAGAACGGTTGTTTCTAATGATGTTATAGGAAATTATATTTCTCAATATAAAGATATTGCCATGAATAATATGAAAGTTTATGGAATTCCAGCGAGTATTATTCTGGCTCAGGGAATTTTGGAATCTGGTGCAGGAAGAGGAGATTTAGCTGTAACAGCAAATAATCATTTTGGAATTAAATGCCATGTAGATTGGACGGGAGAAAGTGTTAGGCATGATGATGATTCCAGTCAAGAATGTTTTAGAAAATACAAAGAACCAGCTGAATCTTTTAAAGATCACGCCTTGTTTTTGACAGGGAGAAGTAGGTATTCCAGTTTGTTTGCCTTGTCAAAATCAGATTATCAAGCTTGGGCGAAAGGACTTAGAAGAGCAGGTTATGCTACAGATCCTAGATACCCTGAAAAGCTAATATCTTATATTGAACGCTATAATTTAGGGCAATATGATTCCCAAGTTTTAGGAATCAACTATACACGAACAGAAAATCAACCTATAAAAATAGCTAGTGTAAATACACAGTCTGGTGATTATTATGAGGTGCAAAAAGGAGATACTTTGTACTCTATTTCTAGGAAATACAACTTACTAGTTACCGACTTAAAACTAAAAAATAATCTGTCAGAAAATACAATCTCCATTGGACAAAAACTGAGAGTAAATTAA
- the hemL gene encoding glutamate-1-semialdehyde 2,1-aminomutase, whose product MIYKRSSQLFAEAEKVIPGGVNSPVRAFKAVGGTPIFVKSAKGAYLYDEDGNRLIDYINSWGPMILGHAFEPVVQAVIEKAKLGTSFGMPTELETQIAALAVAMVPNIDKIRFVNSGTEACMSAVRLARGFTKRDKIVKFAGCYHGHSDSFLIQAGSGAITFGSPNSPGVTEGTAKDTLLANYNDLENVKTLIEANENEIAAIIVEPVAGNMGCIPPNKGFLEGLRTLCTANGILLIFDEVMTGFRLARGGVQELFNVDADIVCFGKVIGGGLPVGAFAAREEIMNYLAPLGPVYQAGTLSGNPLAMAAGLAMLQTLDNDRAIFQRLADKTAYLHEGIDKVLKANNVVFTINRIGSMISVHFDARPVVDLKTAGNGDNETFKKFFHGLLNEGVYIAPSAYETWFITDALSYEDLDFTIQAVDKVAKTF is encoded by the coding sequence ATGATATATAAAAGAAGTAGTCAGCTTTTTGCTGAAGCAGAAAAAGTAATACCTGGTGGTGTAAACTCACCAGTAAGAGCATTTAAAGCGGTAGGAGGAACTCCGATTTTTGTAAAAAGTGCCAAAGGAGCCTATTTATACGATGAAGACGGAAATCGTTTAATTGATTACATTAATTCATGGGGGCCAATGATTTTGGGACATGCTTTTGAACCAGTTGTACAAGCAGTAATTGAGAAAGCTAAACTAGGAACCTCTTTTGGAATGCCTACCGAATTAGAAACTCAAATTGCAGCCTTAGCTGTTGCAATGGTGCCCAATATTGATAAAATACGTTTTGTAAATTCAGGAACCGAAGCTTGTATGAGCGCCGTAAGACTAGCTCGTGGATTTACAAAAAGAGATAAAATAGTAAAATTTGCTGGTTGTTATCACGGCCATTCTGATTCATTTTTGATTCAGGCAGGAAGTGGTGCAATTACTTTCGGTAGTCCTAATAGTCCCGGAGTTACGGAAGGAACTGCCAAGGATACTTTATTGGCTAATTACAATGATTTAGAAAACGTAAAGACTTTAATTGAAGCCAATGAAAATGAAATTGCAGCAATTATTGTAGAACCTGTTGCAGGAAACATGGGTTGTATTCCTCCAAATAAAGGGTTTCTTGAAGGATTAAGAACACTTTGTACTGCTAATGGAATTCTACTTATTTTTGATGAGGTAATGACCGGATTCCGATTAGCAAGAGGTGGAGTTCAAGAACTTTTTAATGTGGATGCTGATATTGTTTGTTTCGGAAAAGTAATCGGTGGAGGTTTACCTGTGGGTGCTTTTGCTGCTCGCGAAGAAATAATGAATTACTTAGCGCCTCTAGGACCTGTTTATCAAGCAGGAACACTATCGGGAAATCCACTTGCTATGGCCGCTGGATTAGCCATGTTGCAAACATTAGATAATGATCGTGCTATTTTTCAAAGATTAGCAGATAAAACAGCCTACTTACATGAAGGGATTGATAAAGTTTTGAAAGCTAATAATGTTGTTTTTACAATCAATAGAATTGGTTCGATGATTTCAGTACATTTTGATGCGAGACCAGTTGTTGATCTTAAAACGGCAGGGAACGGTGACAATGAAACTTTTAAGAAATTCTTCCACGGATTATTAAATGAAGGGGTTTATATTGCGCCTTCAGCGTATGAAACTTGGTTTATTACGGATGCACTTTCATATGAAGATTTGGATTTTACGATTCAAGCCGTTGACAAAGTTGCTAAAACTTTTTAA